The proteins below come from a single Chrysoperla carnea chromosome 1, inChrCarn1.1, whole genome shotgun sequence genomic window:
- the LOC123290456 gene encoding mediator of RNA polymerase II transcription subunit 12 isoform X2 has product MSIMSSLYEKRPLKKPRIGPPDVYPQEPKQKEDELTSLNVKHGFNTMPQLSDEFGTARNCNVTASKVGAYFNAIIAKKEELCTLQDSGRKRQQINTKDHFWPAIVRNKHYIEAWFKDLAGSKPLMTLGKRAPNFNKKEEIFMMLSEYQVPMLRATWFIKLSSAYTIAVSEAKNKKRQLPDPTTEWTGTLIKFLKDQLPKLQDHYHMYNNSLANLDTKNSSTSSTTAPGAAGGQQQNPNGMTPTSTSTTSATSGTTPANSTPTGAGGGNVTNLTTPPMHSPAQPGSTSITSVITQSTESEFKIAHRQWTYCTQLAKYMYEEGLLDRSEFLNLILELLDRMRSQPSDDGILRLILPFTLQYVDEIVQSELLSRRIAYLCAKKLTYLCNSIAESNLTASSVTPGGTNNNTISSSDQKIENMNTNDKDGNSKKDNMNMMVAAGVAPGAGVNSPLQATIQEYLNCPHHKDIILQLSCILQVITLECSTALVWCGVGENRSNSIWHGSPLDCLPAPPSQLPLPSRMATGGLPSSGAYTTELRRRLRQAEDNIRERSKRAEGRWCADKWQCSSSGLTTTRVLAALDALDRHRFDRVDTTNSLDTLYAKIFPAPTTPIKDPTSGSPGANTTTNTSSSSSNENKESRNEYNVNQDEPIIQILCEWAVSNERWGEHRAMAVAWLLDKRQQDVSSPEPDTNASDDKDSVSSLNNQPSGLPIFQNLLMKFLDDDAPILEENGSAQNRAMFTNLVHLFAELIRHDVFSHDAYMCTLISRGDLLSTGAMNGSAGIHRPPSPPPNPGLDDEIFGLDLKSAKLDVSDHDDSKIDDDLDKLLQHIKEDQQNSLDAPDSPKDPDHHHHHSNMMSSTMSSIPMETDHSDLKIRPSRHLLYTTHFPLTQDETYSQHDCNQRHVLLYGVGKVRDEARHTVKKMSKEICKLFSKKFSIDVAEGGKVKKHSRNEFNFELATQKCQNLSYFDQHVVTWQCSLNVIEMLNSFGSGNSNYLPVQEHVAFLFDLMELALNIYGLIDVCISILKELPEVEAQLLLKGSTLARNYTTSLSLYVVGVLRRYHCCLLLSAEQTWLVFDGLCKVVKHVSTPGDCSSAERCVLAHLYDLYSSCHLLKQKPHTEFANANPKIRIALYSALQPSTTNNYVYNAHYMQEFFASPRRGKIETSWARQLAESPNNRYSFVINAIVTVCREQDNERLNDISVQCAEVTACCNSLSAEWVGALMALCYATNNTIYIDLLTQVDVQDLSIHNSLAVFTSILIARHCFSLEDFVKHIALPNLVKVSKEFNEGRGGSDGPGGAGVGGGPGGNVEAGARLTCHLLLRLFKTVECPQPGLYSVSTSPHPLPSGQGGYSIRLSCDRHLLAAAHNNIKVGPVLAVLKAILVVGDATSRERKLGNKRDGSGSSTHVGSSSNSKAPTAVPGELSISHILGTSDILGGGDDGMLDITMVELEATSTRSSQRQSVSSDGTTSLSKFAWHVLREICSQQWVLERCLSQPEELFQSDLLLDSMLTSSQAQRLLHMICYPDMSSSLDELDQKSIITRILENLEQWTLRMSWLDLQLMFKQFNNNTSELNQWLDTVAKAAIDVFQLNSQDSIHNERLTTNANSNAKYDFKGKSGSIWLVAPLVSKLPSAVQGRVLKVAGQVLETNNWPAGKRSSGSSSSSDNKDMSLRGGNRRYQSTSLLSHQPFLSLVLTCLKGQDDQREGLLTSLHSQLSQFLNLSKDERVGTCEIGNRESMLDALQLRFSLVGGMFDTVQRSTATTTDWAVLLVQLISYGVIDLNNNSELFTTVLDMLATLVHSTLVSDSQSEKDESKKHYQNLQKKLKKELGDRNSPSIQYVRQLLQLPKRTCEVIACEPVGCLTDTKGNKITGFDSIDKKQGLRVSDKQRVSPWDLLEGQKSPAPLSWSWFGAVRLERKPLWYEDTHRLLKYHTHSLLRPPSHYLDSVPLPPEDLEPIQEKPLKDYDDINADTPSSLDQSPAALGKVRCKNSQRRSRKPKQMGPCGGQVGPGGVGPGGVNVPGQQNQMGGPNGGGPGGQGQQLQMGQNNVMHPQHPQNMGGMNMGGVQAPSQQGQMGQMGGYGPQMGNVGPQQNFQGNQGPQQWGYNQQQPQQPQQGYYGQQMPGVSRYERPQVNQSKQALTNMLRQRHPLNHFLGGQAGTGQVPPGAGQMPAAYGGMQRQFPRQQMRGPQQQHPGANMQQNQNMFQQQYGNMQQGAMNQNYGGYGNQQVNTTGNNQQGQMMQGGAVGVGPQQNMMGSFPNQQAGFGPQNVGNTAAMMGQRTPTQSDYLNQQQQRMGQPNRPQYLQAPNVTMNTMGGPLGNSQGGPAPPYSRNAGGVGVGGQPTVQPNQQQSQQQFQQQVNQQRIRQQMMAMQQQQQQQQQQQQQQSSVVGQGVQGVQGGGPPSALVAHLQRSMQQQGQQHNPYHQPPQYQ; this is encoded by the exons atgagtaTCATGTCATCGTTGTATGAGAAGAGGCCTCTGAAGAAGCCTCGAATCGGTCCGCCTGATGTGTATCCACAAGAACCAAAACAGAAGGAGGACGAATTGACcagtttaaatgttaaacatGGATTTAACACAATGCCCCAATTGTCTGATGAATTTGGGACCGCACGTAATTGTAATGTTACAGCTAGCaag gTTGGAGCATATTTCAATGCgataattgcaaaaaaagaagaattatgTACGCTACAAGATTCAGGTCGTAAACGTCAACAGATCAATACaaaagatcatttttggcctgcGATTGTCCGTAATAAACATTACATTGAGGCTTGGTTCAAAGATCTGGCTGGCAGTAAACCATTAATGACGTTGGGCAAGCGTGCCCCCAACTTTAATAAAAAGGAAGAGATATTTATGATGTTGTCTGAGTATCAAGTTCCAATGTTGCGTGCTACATG gtttataaaattaagttcTGCGTACACGATAGCGGTATcagaagcaaaaaataaaaaacgacaaTTACCAGATCCAACAACCGAATGGACTGGAACCCTTATCAAATTCTTAAAAGATCAACTACCAAAGCTACAAGACCATTATCACATGTACAACAATAGTTTAGCTAATCTTGATACCAAGAACAGTTCAACATCGTCTACAACAGCACCTGGTGCTGCTGGAGGACAACAACAGAATCCTAATGGAATGACACCAACAAGTACAAGCACTACGAGTGCTACATCAGGAACAACACCAGCTAATAGCACACCAACGGGAGCTGGTGGTGGTAATGTTACCAACTTGACAACACCACCAATGCATTCACCAGCTCAACCGGGTTCGACGTCCATTACATCCGTTATCACTCAATCAACTGAGagtgaatttaaaattgcaCATCGACAATGGACGTACTGTACACAACTtgcaaaatatatgtatgaagAAG gtCTATTAGATCGTTCagaattcttaaatttaatattagaattgTTAGATCGTATGCGTTCACAACCCTCTGATGATGGTATCCTACGTTTAATTCTACCATTTACATTACAATATGTGGACGAGATCGTTCAATCTGAACTACTATCCAGACGGATTGCATATCTATGTGCTAagaaattaacatatttatgtaataGTATCGCTGAATCAAATCTAACAGCATCATCAGTGACACCTGGTGGTACCAACAACAATACAATATCATCATCTGATCAAAagattgaaaatatgaatacaaaCGATAAAGATGGTAATAGTAAGAAGGATAACATGAACATGATGGTAGCAGCAGGTGTAGCTCCAGGTGCTGGTGTGAATAGTCCTTTACAAGCTACCATTCAGGAGTACTTGAATTGTCCACATCATAAGGATATCATTCTTCAATTGAGTTGTATTTTACAG GTAATAACGCTGGAATGTTCGACGGCGTTAGTCTGGTGTGGTGTTGGTGAAAATCGTTCGAATTCAATATGGCACGGTTCACCATTAGATTGTTTACCAGCACCTCCATCACAACTACCATTACCAAGTAGAATGGCTACTGGGGGTCTACCATCTAGTGGTGCATACACCACCGAACTACGTAGACGTTTACGGCAAGCTGAAGATAATATACGTGAACGATCTAAACGAGCTGAAGGTCGATGGTGTGCTGATAAATGGCAATGCAGTTCATCAg gatTGACCACAACTAGAGTGTTAGCAGCATTGGACGCTTTAGATCGACATCGATTCGATCGTGTCGATACAACAAACTCTTTAGATACTTTGTATGCTAAAATATTTCCAGCACCTACAACTCCTATCAAAGATCCAACATCTGGATCCCCAGGTGCAAACACAACTACAAAcacatcatcatcatcgtcaaatgaaaataaagaatcTCGTAATGAATAT AATGTGAATCAAGATGAACCAATCATACAAATCTTATGTGAATGGGCTGTATCAAATGAACGATGGGGGGAACATCGTGCAATGGCTGTAGCTTGGCTGCTGGACAAGAGACAACAAGATGTATCATCACCAGAACCGGATACAAATGCATCCGATGACAAGGATTCAGTTAGTTCGTTAAATAATCAACCAAGTGGTTTACCAATCTTTCAAAATTTACTCATGAAATTTTTAGATGACGATGCTCCAATTTTAG aagaaaatgGTAGCGCACAGAATCGAGCAATGTTTACCAATCTTGTACATTTATTTGCTGAATTAATTCGTCATGATGTGTTCTCTCATGATGCGTACATGTGTACGTTAATATCGCGTGGTGACCTGCTGTCTACGGGCGCTATGAATGGAAGTGCTGGAATACATCGTCCACCGTCACCTCCACCGAATCCTGGTTTAGATGATGAAATATTTGGACTTGATTTAAAATCGGCTAAATTGGATGTTTCt gaTCATGACGATTCAAAAATCGACGACGATCTGGACAAATTATTACAACATATAAAAGAAGATCAACAAAATTCATTGGATGCTCCAGACAGTCCCAAAGATCCAGATCATCATCACCATCACAGCAACATGATGAGTTCAACGATGAGTTCGATCCCAATGGAAACAGATCATAGCGATTTAAAAATACGTCCATCACGACATCTCCTGTACACCACACATTTCCCACTCACCCAGGATGAAACGTATTCGCAACACGATTGTAATCAACGACACGTATTATTGTACGGTGTGGGTAAAGTACGTGATGAAGCACGTCACACGGTTAAGAAAATGTCGAaggaaatatgtaaattattctcGAAAAAGTTCTCAATTGATGTCGCTGAAGGTGGTAAAGTGAAGAAACATTCAcggaatgaatttaattttgaattggccacacaaaaatgtcaaaatttaagttattttgatCAGCACGTGGTCACGTGGCAATGTAGTTTGAATGTTATCGAAATGTTAAATTCATTTGGATCGGGTAATTCGAATTATTTACCAGTTCAAGAGCATGTTGCATTCTTATTCGATTTAATGGAGTTAGCGTTAAATATTTATGGTTTGATTGATGTGTGTATTAGTATTCTAAAAGAGTTGCCAGAAGTTGAAGCACAACTTCTCTTAAAAGGTTCAACGTTAGCAAGGAATTATACAACTTCGTTAAGTTTATATGTTGTGGGTGTTTTACGACGTTATCATTGTTGTTTGTTGT tGTCCGCTGAACAAACATGGCTGGTGTTCGATGGTTTATGTAAAGTGGTGAAGCATGTTTCAACACCTGGTGATTGTTCGTCAGCTGAACGATGTGTGCTAGCACATCTATATGATTTGTATTCGTCGTGTCATCTCCTCAAACAGAAGCCACACACAGAGTTTGCAAATGCTAATCCAAAGATTCGTATTGCCTTGtattcagctttgcaaccaagCACAACCAATAATTATGTGTACAATGCACATTATATGCAAGAATTCTTTGCAAGTCCACGTCGAG GTAAAATAGAGACAAGTTGGGCACGCCAATTGGCAGAATCACCAAATAAtcgttacagttttgtaataaatgCAATAGTGACCGTCTGTCGTGAACAAGACAATGAACGCTTGAACGACATCTCTGTTCAATGTGCTGAAGTGACAGCTTGTTGTAATTCGTTGTCAGCTGAATGGGTTGGAGCGTTGATGGCACTATGTTACGCGACCAACAACACCATCTATATTGATTTATTGACACAAGTTGATGTTCAAGATTTATCGATACATAATTCTTTAGCTGTTTTTACGTCTATTTTAATTg cTCGACATTGTTTTTCATTGGAAGATTTTGTAAAACATATTGCATTACCGAACTTAGTAAAAGTATCAAAAGAATTCAACGAAGGACGTGGCGGTAGCGATGGTCCAGGTGGTGCAGGTGTTGGTGGTGGTCCTGGTGGTAATGTAGAAGCTGGTGCACGACTCACATGTCACTTGTTATTGcgtttatttaaaactgttgaATGTCCACAACCTGGTCTGTATTCAGTAAGCACCAGTCCACATCCGTTACCAAGTGGTCAAGGTGGTTACTCAATCCGTTTAAGTTGTGATCGACATTTATTAGCTGCTGCacacaataatattaaagtcGGTCCTGTGTTAGCTGTCTTGAAGGCTATTTTAG TGGTTGGTGATGCAACGTCACGTGAACGGAAGTTAGGTAATAAACGTGATGGGAGTGGATCATCAACACACGTAGGATCATCTTCAAACAGTAAAGCACCAACAGCTGTACCTGGTGAACTTAGTATATCACATATATTAGGCACCAGTGATATATTAGGTGGTGGAGATGATGGAATGCTTGATATTAC GATGGTAGAATTGGAGGCTACATCGACTCGCAGTTCACAAAG GCAATCAGTATCCTCGGATGGAACAACATCCTTATCAAAATTTGCTTGGCATGTCTTACGAGAAATCTGCTCACAACAATGGGTTTTGGAACGATGTTTAAGTCAACCAGAAGAATTATTTCAATCGGATTTATTGTTGGATTCAATGTTGACGTCGTCACAAGCACAACGTCTGCTTCATATGATTTGCTATCCAGACATGAGTTCATCTTTAGATGAATTggatcaaaaaagtattatcACTAGGATATTAGAG aatttagaaCAATGGACGTTACGAATGTCTTGGCTGGATTTACAATTAATGTTTAAGCAGTTTAACAACAACACGTCCGAATTAAATCAATGGTTGGATACCGTTGCAAAAGCTGCTATTGATGTCTTCCAATTGAATTCACAAGATTCTATTCATAACGAACGTCTTACAACAAACGCTAACTCCAACGCTAA GTACGATTTTAAAGGTAAATCAGGTTCAATATGGCTGGTAGCACCACTGGTATCAAAACTTCCAAGTGCAGTCCAAGGACGTGTCTTAAAAGTAGCTGGACAAGTAttagaaacaaacaattggcctGCAGGCAAACGATCCTCTGGTTCAAGTTCTTCATCCGATAATAAAGATATGAGTTTACGTGGAGGCAACAGACGTTATCAAAGTACATCGTTGTTAAGTCATCAACCGTTCTTATCACTGGTGCTAACATGTTTGAAGGGTCAAGACGATCAACGTGAAGGCTTGCTTACGTCACTACACTCACaattatcacaatttttaaatttaagtaaagaT GAACGTGTTGGAACGTGTGAAATTGGTAATCGTGAATCGATGTTAGATGCATTACAATTAAGATTCTCATTGGTTGGCGGCATGTTTGATACGGTCCAACGGAGTACGGCTACCACCACTGATTGGGCAGTGCTTCTAGTTCAACTTATTAGTTATGGCGTTatcgatttaaataataattc GGAATTATTTACAACTGTTCTTGACATGCTAGCAACTTTAGTTCATTCAACTTTAGTATCGGACAGTCAATCCGAAAAAGACGAAAGTAAAAAACATTATCAGAACTTacagaagaaattaaaaaaagaattaggaGATCGAAACAGTCCATCGATCCAATATGTACGACAATTGTTACAATTACCAAAGCGAACGTGTGAAGTGATCGCATGCGAACCAGTCGGTTGTCTAACAGACACCAAAGGTAATAAAATCACTGGATTCGATAGCATCGATAAGAAACAAGGTTTACGTGTCTCTGACAAACAACGTGTCAGTCCATGGGATCTACTTGAAGGTCAAAAGAGTCCTGCTCCATTGAGTTGGTCATGGTTTGGTGCGGTACGTTTAGAACGTAAACCGTTATGGTACGAGGACACACATCGTTTGTTAAAGTATCACACGCACAGTTTATTACGACCGCCATCACATTATTTAGATTCGGTACCGTTGCCTCCTGAAGATTTAGAACCAATTCAAGAGAAACCT CTGAAGGACTATGACGATATAAACGCTGACACACCTAGCTCTTTGGATCAATCCCCTGCGGCACTAGGTAAAGTTCGCTGTAAAAATTCGCAGCGCAGATCACGGaaaccaaaacaaatgggtCCATGTGGTGGTCAAGTGGGTCCTGGTGGTGTTGGTCCTGGTGGTGTTAATGTTCCTGGCCAACAAAATCAAATGGGTGGACCGAATGGTGGTGGTCCTGGTGGACAGGGACAACAACTACAAATGGGGCAGAACAATGTGATGCATCCACAACATCCACAAAATATGGGTGGCATGAATATGGGCGGCGTTCAA GCACCGTCCCAACAAGGACAAATGGGCCAAATGGGAGGTTATGGTCCACAAATGGGAAATGTCGGACCTCAACAAAATTTCCAAGGAAATCAAGGTCCACAACAGTGGGGCTATAATCAACAACAACCACAGCAGCCCCAACAAGGATATTATGGACAACAAATGCCTGGAG TTTCAAGATATGAACGTCCGCAAGTGAATCAATCAAAACAAGCTCTAACAAATATGCTACGACAACGGCAtcctttaaatcattttttgggtGGTCAAGCGGGTACTGGTCAAGTACCACCCGGTGCTGGACAGATGCCTGCCGCATATGGTGGAATGCAACGACAATTTCCTCGTCAACAAATGCGTGGACCTCAGCAACAACATCCTGGTGCAAATATGCAACAAAATCAGAATATGTTCCAACAGCAGTATGGAAATATGCAGCAAGGCG CCATGAATCAAAATTATGGCGGCTATGGCAATCAACAAGTGAACACGACGGGCAATAATCAACAAGGACAAATGATGCAAGGTGGGGCGGTTGGAGTGGGACCCCAACAAAATATGATGGGCTCGTTTCCAAATCAACAAGCTGGTTTTGGACCACAAAATGTTGGTAACACGGCTGCCATGATGGGACAACGTACACCCACCCAATCAGATTACTTGAATCAACAGCAACAACGGATGGGCCAACCGAACCGTCCACAATACTTACAAGCACCAAATGTTACAATGAACACGATGGGAGGACCACTAGGCAATAGTCAAGGGGGCCCAGCACCACCATATTCACGTAACGCTGGCGGGGTAGGAGTGGGAGGACAACCAACGGTACAACCTAATCAACAACAGAGTCAACAGCAATTCCAACAG CAAGTAAATCAACAACGAATTCGACAACAAATGATGGCCAtgcaacagcaacaacaacaacaacaacaacag caacaacaacaatcttCAGTGGTTGGTCAAGGAGTACAAGGTGTTCAAGGTGGTGGTCCACCATCTGCGTTGGTCGCACACTTACAACGATCCATGCAGCAACAAGGTCAACAACATAATCCGTACCATCAACCTCCACAATATCAATAA